The window CTGAAATTCGCCAGCGTCGCGACAGAGGTTCGCACCGGGCACGAGATCTGGCTGACCCACGGCCGGCTGGTCGATGCGATGCGGGCATCCTACGCGCTGCCCGGCATCTTTTCGCCGGTGCTGGTGGGTGATCGCTGGCTGGTCGATGGCGCGCTGGTCAATCCGGTGCCGGTGTCGGCAGCGCGCGCACTTGGCGCGGAGATCGTGATCGCCGCCAATCTCAGCAACGATGTATTCGGCCACAGCACCACTATCTTCCACCATGGCACCGGCCCGGAGTTGGTCGAACCCATCATCGAAGTTGAGCAGCCGCCGAAGCGCGGTTTCGGCAAGTTCTTCTCGGCCGAACGCACCGTGAAGCGGGAATTCTTCGGCGGCGCCGGCCGCCCCGGCATCTCCTCAGTGATGGTCGATGCCTTCAACATCATGCAGGACCGCATCACCCGGGCGCGGCTGGCCGGCGATCCGCCGGATCTGCTGATCGCGCCGCGCGTCGGCCAGGTCGGCTGGTTCGATTTCCACCGCGCCGACGAGGTCATCGCCCATGGCGCGCGCGCCGCCGAGCGCGCCATCGAATCAATTCAGGAAGCGATCGAAATCCTGGCACCGGAAGCCAGCAAATCGCCCGCGCCCATCATCGAACAGAAGCCGGTCACACCGTAAGGCGTACAGCCTTCAGGCCGTCGCGATGTAATCGCGCAACGCTTCCTGCTCGGCCTCGAATTCCTTGACGCGCCATTTGACGACGTCGCCGATCGAGATCAGGCCAACGATCCTGTCGCCATCGAGCACCGGCAGATGCCGGAATTTTCCCGACGTCATTTTTTCCATGATGGCCGCGACGGTGTCCGACGGTTTGCAGTTGATCACCTTGTGCGTCATCACGTTGTGAACGGACTCATCCAGCGCCGCCGCGCCACGTTCGCCGATCACGCGTACAATGTCGCGTTCGGACAGGATGCCATCGATATGCTGGTCGGCGATCACCAGCACTGCGCCAATCCGCCGTTCCGACAGGAGCTTTACGGCCGCGGATAATTTTACGTCGGGTGTGACGCTGATGATCTGATGGCCTTTGGTATCGAGAATTGCACGTACCGTCATTGTCGCCTCCTAGAGTCGGCCACGCCCTTGAGCAGGCGCGGTCTTTCGTTCTTGGGTCGAGACACAGTGCAGCCGCAGGCAAGAGTCGCCTGTCGAACTTATAAAGATGGATGAATTCGGCCCGCCCCGCAAGGCGGCGCTACCCGCTCAGTGCAGATCGGACACGTCGGGAGCCGATGCCCCGGCGGCGGGATGGCCGGCGCGCGGGATCGGATCGAACACCGAGAACAGCAGCAGACCGGCGAAAAAGCCGCCAATGTGGGCCTGCCAGGCGACGCTGGCGCCATCGGCGCCGATCGCGATCGAGCCGACGCCGAAGATGATGTTGACGCCGAACCAGACGGCGAGGAAGCCAAGCACGCGCGGATCGCGCAACGCACGCAGCAGCGGCAGCGCCGGCACCCGGGCGGCCTCGTCGGCATCGCCGCGGTTGAACGACAGGAAACTGCCGCGCACGAAGGCGAAGCGGATCGCCGCCGCCATCGCGCCGGACACCGAGGCCGAGGCGCCGATCATCGGCGCCAGCGCATGCTCATGGGTGACCAGGTGCGCCGCAGCACCGCCGATCGCCGTCACCGCCATGAACAGAAAAAACCGGGCGGTGCCGAAGCGGCGCGCCAGCGCGCTGCCGAACGGCAGCAGCCACAGCACATTGAAGCCGATATGGCTGAGATTGGCGTGCAACAGCGAATAAGTGACAAAACTCCAGATCTTGGCCCCGGTGCCGCCGGGAAACGGCATCGTCAGCAGGGTCTGGTCGTAACGCTTCGGAATGAAGCCGAACATCGCAATGACCAGGTCATCCAGATCCGGCGGCAGCAACATCCGTCCGAGATGAATGACCGCCAGCAGCGCGACATAGGCCGTCAGGGCGCCCGGCAGGGTCAGAATCGGTTCGCGCGGGGGAACGGAGGAATCCAAGGGGTCAAAGGCCTGGTCAGCGGGCTCAAGCGAGCGATGGCCCCAAATAGGCGGCTTTGCCCGGGCGGCGCAAGCTCAGGATCGCCGCAGAGCGGCGAAAAGCAGCGTCACCGCCGCAAAGAAAAAGGGAGGCCTGAGAAGCCTCCCTTTGCCTGGACCGATCTTTCCGCGCCGGGTGGATTTTCCGAAATCCGATATCCCCACCCCTCCCCGCGCGACGACCAAACCTTGTTTGCAGCCACCCTGGTATCAAACGTCCGCGTCGCGGGCCCCCTGGAGAAAAGCCCGCAGCGCCATGGAGTAAGGCGACAGTACCGATTATCCACCGCCCGCCAACAACATGCTTAATTTAACGTTAACATCGGGAACATGCGTCAACCGGTGGAAAACGCGCCTTCGGCATGGACGGTGCAATGCCTGATCTGCACAAGATGTAGCGGGCACGCGGTGCCTGGATTCGGGACAGAGATGTCCCCCGGAAGGCCGCGAGCGG is drawn from Nitrobacteraceae bacterium AZCC 2146 and contains these coding sequences:
- a CDS encoding NTE family protein (product_source=KO:K07001; cog=COG1752; ko=KO:K07001; pfam=PF01734; superfamily=52151), whose protein sequence is MLDSLLGRSQNGANGRDKPGLGSVRRPVIGLALGGGAARGFAHIGVLRTLLAHGIVPNVVVGTSIGAVVGGSYAAGHLDTLEEWARSLQPRNILSYLDIRLNGSGLIGGNKLAAQLEASLGQTIIEELPLKFASVATEVRTGHEIWLTHGRLVDAMRASYALPGIFSPVLVGDRWLVDGALVNPVPVSAARALGAEIVIAANLSNDVFGHSTTIFHHGTGPELVEPIIEVEQPPKRGFGKFFSAERTVKREFFGGAGRPGISSVMVDAFNIMQDRITRARLAGDPPDLLIAPRVGQVGWFDFHRADEVIAHGARAAERAIESIQEAIEILAPEASKSPAPIIEQKPVTP
- a CDS encoding CBS domain-containing protein (product_source=COG0517; cath_funfam=3.10.580.10; cog=COG0517; pfam=PF00571; smart=SM00116; superfamily=54631) gives rise to the protein MTVRAILDTKGHQIISVTPDVKLSAAVKLLSERRIGAVLVIADQHIDGILSERDIVRVIGERGAAALDESVHNVMTHKVINCKPSDTVAAIMEKMTSGKFRHLPVLDGDRIVGLISIGDVVKWRVKEFEAEQEALRDYIATA
- a CDS encoding membrane associated rhomboid family serine protease (product_source=COG0705; cath_funfam=1.20.1540.10; cog=COG0705; pfam=PF01694; superfamily=144091; transmembrane_helix_parts=Inside_1_11,TMhelix_12_34,Outside_35_70,TMhelix_71_93,Inside_94_104,TMhelix_105_127,Outside_128_136,TMhelix_137_156,Inside_157_188,TMhelix_189_211,Outside_212_215,TMhelix_216_235,Inside_236_257), whose protein sequence is MDSSVPPREPILTLPGALTAYVALLAVIHLGRMLLPPDLDDLVIAMFGFIPKRYDQTLLTMPFPGGTGAKIWSFVTYSLLHANLSHIGFNVLWLLPFGSALARRFGTARFFLFMAVTAIGGAAAHLVTHEHALAPMIGASASVSGAMAAAIRFAFVRGSFLSFNRGDADEAARVPALPLLRALRDPRVLGFLAVWFGVNIIFGVGSIAIGADGASVAWQAHIGGFFAGLLLFSVFDPIPRAGHPAAGASAPDVSDLH